Genomic segment of Leishmania panamensis strain MHOM/PA/94/PSC-1 chromosome 20 sequence:
ctTTCTGGCGATTTGCAGCAGGGGTGGCCGCTGCTAGTTCTGCCACGAGTGGCGAGACGCTTGCGTCTTTCACTGCCCGCGTTGGGTCCCTGTGCCAGCAGATGCACGGAGCGGGGGCGGAGTTTGACTGCGTTGCCGTGGTCCCCAACGAGGAGCAGTGCCGCGGTCTCGTAGCCAAGTGCGCCATTCGGGAGGGCACCACCGTCATATCGGTCCCCCTCCAGCGATGTGGCATCTCCTCCGAGCAGCTCATCAAGGACAATGCGTTTGTGCAGGCGATGGATCCCCCGAGCCTGGATGCGGTGCGACACCTAATGAACACTCGTAGCATTCGAGATCCAGTGATGCACGAGCAGTTGTacctggcgctgctgattgCGGCTGACCACATGAACCCTGCCAGCCCCCGCAGTGATTACTACAACCTCCTCCCGCACCCCGCCATTGATGACGCGCTGGTGATTCAGCGGCACAAGGACATTCTCGAcccactgctgctcgtggAGTGGGACGACTACCAGAGGGAGATGCTCTCCATCCTGCAACACCTGCTCCGGCGCTGGAGCTCGCCGCTGACGCCGCCCATTCAGGTGGCGTACTGGGCGCTGCGCACCGTGCTCAGTCGCATGCACATGCTGCCCAAGGCTGGACtggcaccacagcagctgggGTCCACCCTCAGCTACACGGCGCTGTCCACTGTCGATCAAGCGGAT
This window contains:
- a CDS encoding hypothetical protein (TriTrypDB/GeneDB-style sysID: LpmP.20.5610); its protein translation is MLQRSFWRFAAGVAAASSATSGETLASFTARVGSLCQQMHGAGAEFDCVAVVPNEEQCRGLVAKCAIREGTTVISVPLQRCGISSEQLIKDNAFVQAMDPPSLDAVRHLMNTRSIRDPVMHEQLYLALLIAADHMNPASPRSDYYNLLPHPAIDDALVIQRHKDILDPLLLVEWDDYQREMLSILQHLLRRWSSPLTPPIQVAYWALRTVLSRMHMLPKAGLAPQQLGSTLSYTALSTVDQADLQTRWRRRFKSMLSSLTGNPADAEEYHLVPTLVPLLDMTPHISSSNVQVDVNTRDARVNSCAELRAVRDIDAGETIGLRFNTSQAPAFLLFRFGFIPQ